One stretch of Armigeres subalbatus isolate Guangzhou_Male chromosome 2, GZ_Asu_2, whole genome shotgun sequence DNA includes these proteins:
- the LOC134210598 gene encoding probable E3 ubiquitin-protein ligase HERC4 isoform X1, with protein sequence MAVYCWGNTVHGELGLGGIEDEQVLLPREMDWCHSSSVQQAACGASHTLLLTKDGKLFSCGNNDHGQLGHDTDNLPNKRPRTCRFKFISSLENYIVTQVTCGNSHSLALTNWGQVFSWGSNAIGQLGHDSDLQTYGTPRMVRTIATKTVVQIASGQFHSLALTNSGELFSWGANGYGQLGLGTTTEKVVTPTLVKSLAGIPIAFIACGGNHSFAVSKSGAIFGWGKNTFGQLGLNNLVSRCFPQQLKTLRNLGVRYISCGDDFSVFLTQEGGVFTCGAGTFGQLGHGTCSNEILPRMVFELMGSKITQIACGRRHTLAFVPSRGKIYGFGLGGVGQLGVGVSTNYNTPQIVRGPWIDPGPKTLESLSSNSTNDLIVGKIFAGGDQCFVSLQSNDHESIGSADYRLYEPGSQILTMSAEISNSLCRIQPEDNIDIDLLSVIETVFKSLACFNGSWLLPNEQHQCCSSKQPGVDMEAAEVSFENIRKIEHDTLKQLIWESISSDLITSLVASPADVETLRIYLTLPMYHEFINSKNYAKLHSPFSLAVQKLQKNPFTIVSRWWSNQSVEYFERMVENFKSVILYIINFKFPKVVGSNGEERQEIRYESNLAAMLDIVGILYQINHIERKQKLPYEQFHIHEIDDLIDIRLDYVRWVTDTNGTYFSLCNYPFIFNASAKTYLLQTDQGLQMHQAMQDAAHASFLSLFRPDVNISQFIVLNVSRENIVQDTIRELAQYTPNDLKKPLKIKFHGEEAEDAGGLRKEFFMLLLKDILDPKYGMFKTFEESRSIWFTEDFFDNEEAMFALIGILCGLAIYNFTIINLPFPLALYKKLLDEQVDLSDLKDLSPTVAQSMQSILDYTESDFEEVFDLSFSTTRDYFGEMQTIELMPGGDKTRVTLENKEEFVRLYIDYVLNKSVDKSFKQFRLGFMKVCGGSVLKLFKAHELMAVVIGNEEYDWHLLEENAEYKNGYKSSDPTIRWFWEVFHELPLEEKKKFLLYLTGCDRIPIQGMKAIKIHIQPTPDDKFLPVAHTCFNLLDLPQYKTKEKLKYKLLQAIQQTQGFSLV encoded by the exons ATGGCGGTCTACTGCTGGGGCAATACCGTCCACGGCGAGCTCGGATTAGGTGGCATCGAAGATGAGCAG GTTCTTCTTCCGCGCGAAATGGACTGGTGCCATTCGTCCAGCGTACAGCAGGCTGCCTGTGGCGCCTCGCACACCCTCCTGCTGACCAAGGATGGAAAGTTGTTCTCCTGCGGGAACAACGACCACGGACAGCTGGGTCACGATACGGACAATCTGCCCAACAAACGGCCACGTACGTGCCGCTTTA AGTTCATCTCATCGCTGGAAAACTACATCGTAACGCAGGTTACATGCGGCAACTCGCACTCACTCGCCCTAACCAACTGGGGCCAAGTGTTCAGCTGGGGTTCCAACGCGATCGGACAGTTGGGCCACGACTCCGATCTGCAAACATACGGCACCCCGCGAATGGTCAGAACGATCGCCACGAAAACCGTTGTCCAGATCGCATCCGGCCAGTTTCACTCGCTAGCGCTCACCAACAGCGGTGAACTGTTCTCGTGGGGCGCCAACGGGTATGGTCAGCTGGGACTGGGTACGACCACCGAAAAAGTGGTCACCCCAACGTTGGTGAAATCGCTTGCCGGAATCCCGATCGCATTTATCGCTTGCGGAGGTAATCACAGTTTCGCCGTTTCCAA ATCTGGTGCAATATTTGGTTGGGGGAAGAACACGTTTGGGCAGTTGGGTTTAAATAATCTCGTTTCCCGGTGCTTTCCACAACAGTTGAAAACACTGCGAAACTTGGGGGTGCGGTACATCAGCTGCGGCGATGATTTCTCCGTTTTTCTGACACAGGAGGGAGGCGTGTTCACATGCGGAGCGGGCACCTTCGGTCAACTGGGACACGGCACGTGTAGCAACGAGATCCTTCCCAGGATGGTGTTTGAGTTGATGGGTAGTAAGATTACGCAGATTGCTTGCGGACGGAGGCATACGTTGGCGTTTGTACCTTCCAGGGGAAAGATATACGGGTTTGGATTGGGCGGAGTCGGACAATTGGGAGTAGGTGTCAGTACCAATTATAATACGCCACAGATTGTGCGTGGGCCTTGG ATTGATCCGGGTCCGAAAACACTTGAAAGCCTCAGTTCTAATTCAACAAATGACTTGATTGTGGGAAAAATCTTCGCCGGTGGTGATCAATGCTTTGTTTCTCTTCAAAGTAATGATCATGAAAGTATAGGCTCTGCAGATTATCGCTTATACGAACCAGGCTCTCAGATCTTGACGATGTCCGCCGAAATCAGCAATAGCCTTTGCCGCATTCAACCGGAAGACAACATCGACATTGATTTGCTCAGTGTGATCGAAACCGTCTTCAAAAGTTTGGCATGCTTCAATGGCTCTTGGCTACTGCCCAATGAGCAGCACCAGTGCTGTTCATCTAAACAACCCGGAGTCGACATGGAGGCCGCAGAAGTATCCTTCGAAAACATTCGGAAAATCGAACACGACACTTTGAAGCAGTTGATCTGGGAATCGATCTCGAGCGATCTTATCACCTCGCTGGTGGCGTCTCCTGCTGATGTGGAAACGCTACGCATTTATCTAACGCTGCCAATGTATCACGAATTTATCAATTCAAAGAACTACGCCAAACTACACTCGCCCTTCAGTCTAGCTGTTCAGAAACTGCAGAAAAATCCATTCACCATCGTCAGTCGATGGTGGTCCAACCAATcggttgaatattttgaacgcATGGTGGAGAACTTCAAAAGCGTCATTCTGTACATAATCAACTTCAAATTCCCCAAAGTGGTGGGCAGTAATGGCGAGGAGCGTCAGGAAATACGTTACGAGTCGAATCTAGCCGCAATGTTGGACATCGTAGGAATCCTGTACCAAATAAACCACATCGAGCGAAAGCAAAAATTGCCTTATGAACAGTTCCACATCCACGAGATAGACGACTTGATCGACATCCGGCTGGACTACGTCCGCTGGGTAACCGACACCAACGGGACCTACTTCTCACTGTGCAATTATCCATTCATCTTCAATGCGTCCGCCAAGACGTACTTACTGCAAACGGATCAGGGACTTCAAATGCATCAAGCCATGCAGGACGCAGCGCACGCCAGTTTTCTCTCGCTCTTCCGACCGGATGTCAACATTTCGCAGTTCATCGTGTTGAATGTGTCGCGGGAAAACATCGTGCAGGACACGATCCGGGAGCTGGCCCAGTACACACCAAACGATTTGAAGAAACCGCTCAAGATTAAGTTCCACGGCGAGGAAGCCGAAGATGCCGGTGGACTGCGGAAAGAATTCTTCATGCTGTTGCTCAAAGATATCCTGGATCCCAAGTACGGCATGTTCAAAACGTTCGAGGAGTCCAGATCTATTTGGTTCACTGAGGACTTCTTCGACAACGAGGAGGCCATGTTCGCTCTGATCGGAATACTTTGCGGGTTGGCTATCTACAATTTCACGATCATCAATCTACCGTTTCCGCTGGCGTTGTACAAGAAACTGCTGGACGAACAGGTGGACTTGTCCGATTTGAAGGATCTGTCACCAACAGTGGCGCAATCCATGCAGTCCATTCTCGACTACACGGAATCGGACTTTGAAGAAGTTTTCGACCTGTCGTTCTCAACGACGCGGGATTACTTCGGGGAGATGCAGACAATCGAGTTGATGCCCGGAGGCGACAAGACGCGGGTCACTTTGGAGAACAA GGAAGAATTTGTTCGCCTCTACATTGACTACGTGCTGAACAAATCAGTGGATAAGTCATTCAAACAATTTCGACTAGGGTTCATGAAGGTTTGCGGTGGCAGTGTCCTCAAGTTGTTCAAAGCTCACGAACTGATGGCGGTGGTTATCGGTAATGAGGAGTACGATTGGCATCTTCTGGAGGAGAACGCCGAGTACAAAAATGGATACAAGTCCAGCGACCCCACG atTCGGTGGTTTTGGGAGGTCTTCCACGAGTTGCCACTagaggaaaaaaagaagttcTTGCTTTATCTAACAGGCTGTGATCGTATACCAATTCAAGGCATGAAAGCAATCAAG ATCCATATTCAACCAACGCCCGACGACAAGTTCCTGCCGGTGGCACACACCTGCTTCAACCTGCTCGATCTACCCCAGTACAAGACGAAGGAAAAACTCAAGTACAAGCTGCTGCAAGCAATTCAGCAAACTCAGGGCTTCAGTTTGGTATAG
- the LOC134210598 gene encoding probable E3 ubiquitin-protein ligase HERC4 isoform X2, producing MAVYCWGNTVHGELGLGGIEDEQVLLPREMDWCHSSSVQQAACGASHTLLLTKDGKLFSCGNNDHGQLGHDTDNLPNKRPQFISSLENYIVTQVTCGNSHSLALTNWGQVFSWGSNAIGQLGHDSDLQTYGTPRMVRTIATKTVVQIASGQFHSLALTNSGELFSWGANGYGQLGLGTTTEKVVTPTLVKSLAGIPIAFIACGGNHSFAVSKSGAIFGWGKNTFGQLGLNNLVSRCFPQQLKTLRNLGVRYISCGDDFSVFLTQEGGVFTCGAGTFGQLGHGTCSNEILPRMVFELMGSKITQIACGRRHTLAFVPSRGKIYGFGLGGVGQLGVGVSTNYNTPQIVRGPWIDPGPKTLESLSSNSTNDLIVGKIFAGGDQCFVSLQSNDHESIGSADYRLYEPGSQILTMSAEISNSLCRIQPEDNIDIDLLSVIETVFKSLACFNGSWLLPNEQHQCCSSKQPGVDMEAAEVSFENIRKIEHDTLKQLIWESISSDLITSLVASPADVETLRIYLTLPMYHEFINSKNYAKLHSPFSLAVQKLQKNPFTIVSRWWSNQSVEYFERMVENFKSVILYIINFKFPKVVGSNGEERQEIRYESNLAAMLDIVGILYQINHIERKQKLPYEQFHIHEIDDLIDIRLDYVRWVTDTNGTYFSLCNYPFIFNASAKTYLLQTDQGLQMHQAMQDAAHASFLSLFRPDVNISQFIVLNVSRENIVQDTIRELAQYTPNDLKKPLKIKFHGEEAEDAGGLRKEFFMLLLKDILDPKYGMFKTFEESRSIWFTEDFFDNEEAMFALIGILCGLAIYNFTIINLPFPLALYKKLLDEQVDLSDLKDLSPTVAQSMQSILDYTESDFEEVFDLSFSTTRDYFGEMQTIELMPGGDKTRVTLENKEEFVRLYIDYVLNKSVDKSFKQFRLGFMKVCGGSVLKLFKAHELMAVVIGNEEYDWHLLEENAEYKNGYKSSDPTIRWFWEVFHELPLEEKKKFLLYLTGCDRIPIQGMKAIKIHIQPTPDDKFLPVAHTCFNLLDLPQYKTKEKLKYKLLQAIQQTQGFSLV from the exons ATGGCGGTCTACTGCTGGGGCAATACCGTCCACGGCGAGCTCGGATTAGGTGGCATCGAAGATGAGCAG GTTCTTCTTCCGCGCGAAATGGACTGGTGCCATTCGTCCAGCGTACAGCAGGCTGCCTGTGGCGCCTCGCACACCCTCCTGCTGACCAAGGATGGAAAGTTGTTCTCCTGCGGGAACAACGACCACGGACAGCTGGGTCACGATACGGACAATCTGCCCAACAAACGGCCAC AGTTCATCTCATCGCTGGAAAACTACATCGTAACGCAGGTTACATGCGGCAACTCGCACTCACTCGCCCTAACCAACTGGGGCCAAGTGTTCAGCTGGGGTTCCAACGCGATCGGACAGTTGGGCCACGACTCCGATCTGCAAACATACGGCACCCCGCGAATGGTCAGAACGATCGCCACGAAAACCGTTGTCCAGATCGCATCCGGCCAGTTTCACTCGCTAGCGCTCACCAACAGCGGTGAACTGTTCTCGTGGGGCGCCAACGGGTATGGTCAGCTGGGACTGGGTACGACCACCGAAAAAGTGGTCACCCCAACGTTGGTGAAATCGCTTGCCGGAATCCCGATCGCATTTATCGCTTGCGGAGGTAATCACAGTTTCGCCGTTTCCAA ATCTGGTGCAATATTTGGTTGGGGGAAGAACACGTTTGGGCAGTTGGGTTTAAATAATCTCGTTTCCCGGTGCTTTCCACAACAGTTGAAAACACTGCGAAACTTGGGGGTGCGGTACATCAGCTGCGGCGATGATTTCTCCGTTTTTCTGACACAGGAGGGAGGCGTGTTCACATGCGGAGCGGGCACCTTCGGTCAACTGGGACACGGCACGTGTAGCAACGAGATCCTTCCCAGGATGGTGTTTGAGTTGATGGGTAGTAAGATTACGCAGATTGCTTGCGGACGGAGGCATACGTTGGCGTTTGTACCTTCCAGGGGAAAGATATACGGGTTTGGATTGGGCGGAGTCGGACAATTGGGAGTAGGTGTCAGTACCAATTATAATACGCCACAGATTGTGCGTGGGCCTTGG ATTGATCCGGGTCCGAAAACACTTGAAAGCCTCAGTTCTAATTCAACAAATGACTTGATTGTGGGAAAAATCTTCGCCGGTGGTGATCAATGCTTTGTTTCTCTTCAAAGTAATGATCATGAAAGTATAGGCTCTGCAGATTATCGCTTATACGAACCAGGCTCTCAGATCTTGACGATGTCCGCCGAAATCAGCAATAGCCTTTGCCGCATTCAACCGGAAGACAACATCGACATTGATTTGCTCAGTGTGATCGAAACCGTCTTCAAAAGTTTGGCATGCTTCAATGGCTCTTGGCTACTGCCCAATGAGCAGCACCAGTGCTGTTCATCTAAACAACCCGGAGTCGACATGGAGGCCGCAGAAGTATCCTTCGAAAACATTCGGAAAATCGAACACGACACTTTGAAGCAGTTGATCTGGGAATCGATCTCGAGCGATCTTATCACCTCGCTGGTGGCGTCTCCTGCTGATGTGGAAACGCTACGCATTTATCTAACGCTGCCAATGTATCACGAATTTATCAATTCAAAGAACTACGCCAAACTACACTCGCCCTTCAGTCTAGCTGTTCAGAAACTGCAGAAAAATCCATTCACCATCGTCAGTCGATGGTGGTCCAACCAATcggttgaatattttgaacgcATGGTGGAGAACTTCAAAAGCGTCATTCTGTACATAATCAACTTCAAATTCCCCAAAGTGGTGGGCAGTAATGGCGAGGAGCGTCAGGAAATACGTTACGAGTCGAATCTAGCCGCAATGTTGGACATCGTAGGAATCCTGTACCAAATAAACCACATCGAGCGAAAGCAAAAATTGCCTTATGAACAGTTCCACATCCACGAGATAGACGACTTGATCGACATCCGGCTGGACTACGTCCGCTGGGTAACCGACACCAACGGGACCTACTTCTCACTGTGCAATTATCCATTCATCTTCAATGCGTCCGCCAAGACGTACTTACTGCAAACGGATCAGGGACTTCAAATGCATCAAGCCATGCAGGACGCAGCGCACGCCAGTTTTCTCTCGCTCTTCCGACCGGATGTCAACATTTCGCAGTTCATCGTGTTGAATGTGTCGCGGGAAAACATCGTGCAGGACACGATCCGGGAGCTGGCCCAGTACACACCAAACGATTTGAAGAAACCGCTCAAGATTAAGTTCCACGGCGAGGAAGCCGAAGATGCCGGTGGACTGCGGAAAGAATTCTTCATGCTGTTGCTCAAAGATATCCTGGATCCCAAGTACGGCATGTTCAAAACGTTCGAGGAGTCCAGATCTATTTGGTTCACTGAGGACTTCTTCGACAACGAGGAGGCCATGTTCGCTCTGATCGGAATACTTTGCGGGTTGGCTATCTACAATTTCACGATCATCAATCTACCGTTTCCGCTGGCGTTGTACAAGAAACTGCTGGACGAACAGGTGGACTTGTCCGATTTGAAGGATCTGTCACCAACAGTGGCGCAATCCATGCAGTCCATTCTCGACTACACGGAATCGGACTTTGAAGAAGTTTTCGACCTGTCGTTCTCAACGACGCGGGATTACTTCGGGGAGATGCAGACAATCGAGTTGATGCCCGGAGGCGACAAGACGCGGGTCACTTTGGAGAACAA GGAAGAATTTGTTCGCCTCTACATTGACTACGTGCTGAACAAATCAGTGGATAAGTCATTCAAACAATTTCGACTAGGGTTCATGAAGGTTTGCGGTGGCAGTGTCCTCAAGTTGTTCAAAGCTCACGAACTGATGGCGGTGGTTATCGGTAATGAGGAGTACGATTGGCATCTTCTGGAGGAGAACGCCGAGTACAAAAATGGATACAAGTCCAGCGACCCCACG atTCGGTGGTTTTGGGAGGTCTTCCACGAGTTGCCACTagaggaaaaaaagaagttcTTGCTTTATCTAACAGGCTGTGATCGTATACCAATTCAAGGCATGAAAGCAATCAAG ATCCATATTCAACCAACGCCCGACGACAAGTTCCTGCCGGTGGCACACACCTGCTTCAACCTGCTCGATCTACCCCAGTACAAGACGAAGGAAAAACTCAAGTACAAGCTGCTGCAAGCAATTCAGCAAACTCAGGGCTTCAGTTTGGTATAG
- the LOC134214877 gene encoding small ribosomal subunit protein eS24, producing the protein MSTATIRTRRFMTNRLLSRKQMICDVLHPGLASVPKKEIRDKLAAMYKTTPDVVFVFGFRTNFGGGKSTGFALIYDTLDFAKKFEPKHRLGRHGLFEKKKMTRKQRKERKNRMKKVRGTKKAKVGQAVKK; encoded by the coding sequence ATGTCGACCGCAACGATCCGTACCCGCCGGTTCATGACCAACCGTCTGCTGAGCCGCAAACAGATGATCTGCGACGTCCTGCATCCCGGTCTGGCTTCGGTCCCCAAAAAGGAAATCCGTGACAAGCTGGCCGCCATGTACAAAACCACCCCCGATGTGGTGTTCGTGTTCGGATTCCGGACCAACTTTGGCGGTGGCAAGTCGACCGGCTTCGCGCTGATCTACGACACGCTGGACTTTGCCAAGAAGTTCGAACCCAAGCACCGGTTGGGCCGCCACGGACTGTtcgagaagaagaagatgacccGCAAGCAGCGCAAGGAACGCAAGAACCGTATGAAGAAGGTGCGCGGCACCAAGAAGGCCAAGGTCGGACAGGCCGTGAAGAAGTAA
- the LOC134214878 gene encoding zinc finger protein 30-like, which yields MKCIVKSCKHDFHQAAPGFSKHRFPRDEALRLLWIKAVALGNNQLLDPDTNYESVLICSDHFTPECFSDTKARKTLRRESIPTVFGNVLVDMENLKTIFVPKPVLPDVKIPEPPVWVSKCPQKAKTRTQKLIERALRYAQIEQAESAPSNFRLKRFPHVCRMCFKPNSSQVLMVSLSTADPAMGEGTISDFIARILAPIVTFDESKKQLLPQAICLPCLELLRFFARYYSKITTLHLLMNSLLELKRQNFDPIVQFFNTESNQVRTLIKDLDLCSLKDYSVDDLLEEFPTYDLASFEGFGKEESKEAESHIPVEESTTKNIKTEHNQLDLFATDILDDVPIKVKKRRKRAPVQKLEEPLQCEKCPYSAYNKRTFQSHKLLHDVRKPKSNACKKPGCSEVFQSRLEYVRHVKIAHKAYVCEICGHRCVSMAYLKNHVARHLKKFEHLCPYCKRGHNTKADLRIHIQIMHLNTYSYRCETCAMTFRKKSSRDEHQLGHSNVYAFPCLQCDKKFKKPQFLKSHVSVVHEKNRVLCPHCNGQFVSRYKLNNHIEQAHGIQIRFVCDVCVQTFNSQDKLDSHRERHDKPHEMECPRCLVLFASNEMFKDHLCITYRDDYVCCGRDHRYHLMYNKHMFLKHGIRMNARVKPIPGQLMGAMRAKRKRIEMCLKCEQIFPTRTLKKQHMEICMAEVEALEEDGADIDIECTEIYKHEVE from the exons ATGAAGTGCATCGTTAAATCATGCAAACATGATTTCCACCAAGCAGCGCCAGGCTTCTCAAAACATCGGTTCCCGCGAGACGAGGCTTTGCGCTTGCTGTGGATCAAGGCCGTAGCATTGGGCAACAATCAGCTGTTGGATCCAGATACAAACTACGAGAGTGTCCTGATCTGCTCAGACCACTTTACACCGGAGTGTTTTAGTGATACAAAAGCCAGGAAAACTCTTCGTAGAGAGTCCATTCCCACCGTGTTTGGAAACGTGCTCGTGGACATGGA aaatttaaaaacaattttcgtTCCGAAACCAGTTTTGCCAGATGTGAAAATACCAGAACCGCCGGTTTGGGTATCGAAATGTCcacaaaaagcaaaaactagAACGCAGAAGCTGATAGAAAGAGCCCTTCGTTATGCCCAAATCGAGCAAGCCGAGAGTGCCCCATCGAATTTCCGATTGAAACGGTTTCCGCACGTGTGCCGGATGTGTTTCAAGCCGAACTCTAGCCAGGTCTTGATGGTTTCTCTTTCAACGGCCGATCCCGCTATGGGGGAAGGAACCATCAGTGATTTCATCGCGCGCATTCTGGCGCCGATCGTAACTTTCGATGAG AGCAAAAAACAACTTTTACCACAGGCGATTTGCCTGCCATGCCTTGAGTTGCTCAGGTTCTTTGCCAGATATTACTCCAAGATCACTACGCTGCACCTTCTTATGAACTCTTTATTAGAACTGAAGCGTCAAAACTTCGATCCGATTGTACAGTTTTTTAACACTGAATCTAATCAAGTTCGCACGCTGATTAAAGACCTGGACTTATGTAGTTTAAAGGATTATTCGGTGGATgatttgctggaggaattcccaaccTATGATTTGGCGTCCTTTGAAGGATTTGGGAAAGAAGAGTCCAAAGAAGCTGAAAGTCACATCCCGGTCGAGGAAAGTACTACCAAAAACATAAAGACTGAGCACAATCAACTGGATCTATTCGCAACGGACATTTTGGATGATGTTCCCATAAAAGTAAAGAAACGGAGGAAAAGGGCTCCTGTGCAGAAGCTCGAAGAACCACTACAATGTGAAAAATGTCCCTATTCGGCATACAACAAGCGAACCTTTCAATCACACAAACTCCTACACGATGTTCGAAAGCCCAAATCAAATGCCTGTAAGAAACCGGGCTGTTCGGAAGTGTTCCAAAGTCGGTTAGAGTACGTCCGTCACGTTAAAATCGCCCACAAAGCGTACGTCTGCGAAATTTGTGGGCATCGGTGCGTTTCGATGGCCTATCTAAAGAACCATGTGGCTCGCCATCTAAAGAAGTTTGAACATTTGTGTCCCTACTGCAAGCGAGGGCACAACACGAAGGCCGATCTGCGCATCCACATCCAGATTATGCATTTGAACACTTACAGTTACCGGTGCGAAACGTGCGCAATGacattccggaaaaaatccagtCGGGATGAACACCAGCTTGGCCACAGCAATGTCTACGCTTTTCCTTGCCTGCAGTGCGACAAAAAGTTTAAAAAGCCGCAGTTCTTGAAGAGTCACGTCAGTGTTGTGCACGAAAAAAATCGTGTTCTGTGTCCGCACTGTAATGGACAATTTGTGTCCCGGTACAAACTGAACAACCACATAGAGCAAGCTCACGGAATTCAGATTCGGTTCGTTTGTGACGTTTGCGTTCAAACGTTCAACAGCCAGGACAAGCTGGACAGTCACCGGGAGCGGCACGATAAGCCCCATGAAATGGAGTGTCCGAGGTGTTTGGTGCTCTTCGCGTCCAACGAAATGTTCAAAGATCATCTGTGCATCACTTATAG GGACGACTACGTATGCTGCGGACGAGATCATCGATACCACCTAATGTACAATAAGCATATGTTTCTGAAGCATGGCATCCGGATGAACGCACGGGTGAAACCGATTCCGGGTCAACTGATGGGTGCGATGAGAGCCAAGAGG AAACGCATCGAGATGTGTCTGAAGTGTGAACAAATCTTTCCGACTAGGACACTCAAGAAGCAACATATGGAGATCTGCATGGCAGAGGTAGAAGCGCTTGAGGAAGATGGTGCTGATATAGATATTGAATGCACAGAAATTTATAAACATGAAGTTGAATGA